The following is a genomic window from Halorubellus sp. JP-L1.
GTACGTCACTCGGAACCAGGAGGAACTCCTCGTGTTCGACGGCCCCGGCCACGACGACCCGCAGGTCCCGAAGGGCACCATCGAGGGCACCGAACCGCCGCCGCAGGCCCTCCACCGGGAGGTCCGCGAGGAGAGTGGCTTGACTCCCGACGACGATCCGACGCACGTCGCGACCGACGTCTGGACGCGTCGCCACCACCCACCGCGGCACTACCTCCGGCACTTCTACCACGTGAGCGTCGACGAACCCCGCGACGCGTGGACCCACACCGTCACCGGCGACGGCCCCGAGTGCGGCGCCGAGTTCGCGTACTCGTGGCTCGAACTGGACGAGGCGACGGACTTCGCGCTCGACCTCCACGACTACGTCCCCCTCCTCCGGGAACGACTCTGAATCGACCGGTCCGCCACACCACTGCGAAGACGGGGGTCAGCGCGTGGTCGTCTTCCACCGGCCACTGTCGTCACCCGAGGTCGCTCCGGGCGAAGGTCGCGTACCCCGCGAGCAGCGGGAGCGCCGTCCAGGCCGCGAGCACCACTGCGAAGACGCTCCAGTGCAAGTACGCTGGCGATCCGTCGGCGACTGCACCGGCGATACCGGGGAAGGAGTCGTCGGTCGCGTGGACGACTGCCTGGACGAGTGCGCCGTACGCCCCGGACGGACTGAGGCCCTGTACGAGCACGAACCAGCCGGGGACGGTGCCGGCGGGCGCGGCACCCTCGACGACGAGGTGTGCGCCTTGCGGAACGAGGTCCCAGAGGAGCGCGAGTGCGAGGTACGCCGCGATACCCAGCGTCATCGCTCGCCCGCGCGTCGCCGCGGCCGCCGAAACGCCTACCGCGATACCGACGAACGCGACGCCGAGCGCGCACGTCAGCGCGACGATGCCGGCGAACGCGACGACCGGCAGGCCGCCGTACGCTATCGCGGTCGGGATCGCCGCGAGCGCGAACCCGGCGACGAGACCGACGACGACCACGGCTGCTCGCCCCAGAAACTTCCCGAGGACGACCGTACCGCGACGTGGTTCGAGCCCGAGGAGGATGCGGATGCTCCCGGACTCGCGTTCGCCTGCGATGGAGAGGTATGCGGCGACGAGCGCGACGATGGGGACGAGCATCGCGGCGAACTCCGTCGCCGCCCCGAGTCCGGAGAGGACGTTCGCGTCGAACGCCGGGATGGCGAGCGGCACCATCGAGGTGACTGCGACCATCACCGCGACGAGGGCGACGACCCCCCAGACGACGCGCGACTGGACGGCGTCGCGGAACTCGCGTCGCGCGATGACCGCCCAGCTCATGCCTCGACCTCGCGATGGGGTGCCGGGTCGTTGCGGTGCGTGTACGCGGCGAAGAGGTCCTCTAGCGACGGGTCGTCGATACCGATGTCGAGTATCGTACAGCCAGCGTCCCGGACGCGGTCGATGAGTGCGAGCTTCGCCGTCGGTTCGACGCACGTCCCCCGGACCGCGTCGTCGGTGACGGTGACGTCGACGAGGCCAGGAACGTCCTCGACGACGAGGTCGCGCGGCGGTCGGTCGACGGCGACGGTGACGGTCGCGCCGGTGCCGACGGCGTCGCGGAGTCCGTCGATGGTGTCGACGGTGGCGAGGCGTCCATCGTCGAGGATACCGACCCGGTCGCAGACGGCTTCGACCTGCGAGAGGACGTGACTCGAGAAGAAGACGGTGCCGCCGTCGTCGGCGTGATCGCGCGCGATCGTCCGCAGGTCGCGGATGCCCTCTGGGTCGAGGCCGGAGGACGGTTCGTCGAGGACGAGGACGTCGGGGTCGCCGACGAGTGCCATCCCGAGCGCGAGGCGCTGGGTCATCCCCTTCGAGTAGCCGCCGGCCTTGCGGTCGGCGGCGTCGAGGATGCCGACGCGATCGAGAATGCTATCCGGGTCGGTAGTCGCACCCTTGAGGTCGTTCGCGAACGCGACGTGTTCGCGTCCGGTGAGGCGATCGTAGAGGCTGTAGCCGTCGGGGAGGATGCCGACCCGGTCGTGGACCGCGGGCGCCTCTGACTGCGCGTCGTACCCGAG
Proteins encoded in this region:
- a CDS encoding ABC transporter ATP-binding protein, producing MTAIEVQNLTKRYDDDVYAVDDVTFEVAEGEVFGFLGPNGAGKSTTIDVIMDYVRPTAGSASVLGYDAQSEAPAVHDRVGILPDGYSLYDRLTGREHVAFANDLKGATTDPDSILDRVGILDAADRKAGGYSKGMTQRLALGMALVGDPDVLVLDEPSSGLDPEGIRDLRTIARDHADDGGTVFFSSHVLSQVEAVCDRVGILDDGRLATVDTIDGLRDAVGTGATVTVAVDRPPRDLVVEDVPGLVDVTVTDDAVRGTCVEPTAKLALIDRVRDAGCTILDIGIDDPSLEDLFAAYTHRNDPAPHREVEA
- a CDS encoding NUDIX domain-containing protein gives rise to the protein MSHSHDHDRPDQRRPVDGRNQAANHAANRPVRSPSGPLDAATTVRKVCAYVTRNQEELLVFDGPGHDDPQVPKGTIEGTEPPPQALHREVREESGLTPDDDPTHVATDVWTRRHHPPRHYLRHFYHVSVDEPRDAWTHTVTGDGPECGAEFAYSWLELDEATDFALDLHDYVPLLRERL
- a CDS encoding ABC transporter permease subunit, which encodes MSWAVIARREFRDAVQSRVVWGVVALVAVMVAVTSMVPLAIPAFDANVLSGLGAATEFAAMLVPIVALVAAYLSIAGERESGSIRILLGLEPRRGTVVLGKFLGRAAVVVVGLVAGFALAAIPTAIAYGGLPVVAFAGIVALTCALGVAFVGIAVGVSAAAATRGRAMTLGIAAYLALALLWDLVPQGAHLVVEGAAPAGTVPGWFVLVQGLSPSGAYGALVQAVVHATDDSFPGIAGAVADGSPAYLHWSVFAVVLAAWTALPLLAGYATFARSDLG